The proteins below come from a single Ictalurus furcatus strain D&B chromosome 27, Billie_1.0, whole genome shotgun sequence genomic window:
- the bzw1a gene encoding eIF5-mimic protein 2-A, giving the protein MNNQKQQKPTLTGQRFKTRKRDEKERFDPTQFQESIVQGLNQTGTDLDAVAKFLDASGAKLDYRRYAETLFDILVAGGMLAPGGTLSDDLTRTEYCLFTANEDLETMQAYAQVFNKLIRRYKYLEKGFEEEIKKLLLFLKGFTESERNKLAMLTGILLANGNISASILSSLFNENLVKEGVSAAFAVKLFKSWINEKDINSVAASLRKVGMDNRLMELFPANKRSCEHFSKYFTDAGLKELSDFARNQQSIGARKELQKELQEQMARGETLKDMIGYVREEMKKTGISEQTMIGIVWTSVMSSMEWNKKEELVTEQAIKHLKQYSPLLNAFTTQGLSELTLLLKIQEYCYDNIHFMKAFQKIVVLLYKADVLSEEAILKWYTEGHVAKGKSVFLEQMKKFVEWLKNAEEESESDEEEGD; this is encoded by the exons ATGAATAATCAAAAGCAGCAAAAGCCAACGCTAACCGGCCAGCGTTTTAAGACACGGAAAAGAG ATGAAAAGGAGAGATTTGACCCTACTCAGTTTCAAGAAAGTATCGTGCAAGGCTTGAACCAAACTGGCACTGATTTGGACGCGGTCGCGAAGTTCCTGGATGCATCTGGCGCTAAGCTCGACTATCGCCGCTATGCAGAGACGCTCTTCGACATCCTGGTGGCCGGTGGAATGCTGG CCCCAGGTGGGACCCTTTCTGATGACCTGACCCGTACTGAGTACTGTCTCTTCACGGCAAACGAAGACCTGGAGACAATGCAAGCTTACGCTCAG gtttttAACAAGCTGATCAGGCGGTACAAGTACCTGGAGAAAGGGTTTGAGGAGGAGATCAAGAAG CTGCTGCTGTTTCTAAAAGGCTTCACAGAGTCCGAGCGTAACAAGCTGGCCATGCTGACGGGCATCCTGCTAGCCAACGGGAATATATCAGCGTCCATCCTGAGCAGCCTCTTCAACGAGAACCTGGTCAAAGAAG GTGTTTCTGCTGCCTTTGCCGTCAAACTGTTTAAATCCTGGATCAACGAGAAGGACATCAACTCTGTCGCCGCCAGTCTGCGTAAAGTCGGCATGGACAACAGGCTGATG gaGCTCTTTCCGGCTAACAAGCGGAGCTGCGAGCACTTCTCCAAATACTTCACAGACGCCGGGCTGAAGGAGCTCTCCGATTTCGCTCGCAATCAGCAGTCCATCGGCGCTCGCAAGGAGCTGCAGAAAGAGCTGCAGGAGCAGATGGCGCGTGGAGAGACCCTCAAAGAC ATGATTGGATACGTGCGCGAGGAGATGAAGAAGACCGGCATCTCTGAGCAGACGATGATCGGCATCGTATGGACGAGTGTCATGAGCTCCATGGAGTGGAACAAGAAAGAGGAGCTCGTCACTGAACAAGCCATCAAACACTTGAAG CAATACAGCCCGCTGCTGAATGCGTTCACGACACAGGGCCTGTCTGAACTCACTCTGCTCCTGAAGATCCAGGAGTACTGCTACGACAACATCCACTTCATGAAGGCCTTCCAGAAGATCGTGGTGCTGCTGTACAAAG ctgatgtTCTGAGCGAGGAAGCCATTCTAAAGTGGTACACCGAGGGCCACGTGGCCAAAGGCAAGAGCGTCTTCCTGGAGCAGATGAAGAAGTTTGTGGAGTGGCTGAAGAACGCAGAGGAAG AGTCTGAATCtgatgaggaggagggagaCTGA
- the si:ch211-246m6.4 gene encoding transcription factor 15, whose amino-acid sequence MGSHELQPCTVGTSSSPSLAVMKSTENEHAVFRAREPPSDPSDPDSGSESSSEKWTETEGASGRARALSVSVTERSSRFRLVGVSKQRQAANARERDRTHSVNTAFSALRTLIPTEPADRKLSKIETLRLASSYIAHLANVLLLAESGGDGPPCTRHREALGGALRPICTFCLGNQRRMMRAGENPAV is encoded by the exons ATGGGGAGCCACGAGCTCCAGCCGTGCACAGTGGGCACGAGcagctctccctctctcgccgTGATGAAGTCTACCGAGAACGAGCACGCGGTTTTTCGCGCGCGCGAGCCACCCTCGGACCCCTCGGACCCGGACAGCGGCAGCGAGAGCTCTTCGGAGAAGTGGACGGAGACGGAGGGCGCGAGCGGccgcgcgcgcgctctctccgTCTCCGTCACCGAGCGCAGCAGCAGGTTCAGGCTGGTCGGTGTGAGCAAACAGCGGCAGGCGGCGAACGCGCGCGAGCGGGACCGCACTCACAGCGTCAACACAGCGTTCAGCGCCCTGCGCACGCTCATCCCCACCGAGCCCGCCGACCGGAAGCTGTCCAAGATCGAGACGCTGCGCCTGGCCTCCAGTTACATCGCGCACCTCGCCAACGTCCTGCTGCTCGCCGAGAGCGGAGGAGACGGACCGCCGTGCACGCGACACCGAGAGGCCCTCGGGGGCGCGCTTAGACCCATTTGCACCTTTTGCCTCGgaaatcagaggagaatg ATGCGAGCCGGTGAGAATCCAGCTGTGTGA